The region TTGCTTGAGTCGAGTCGCTATCGTCTTGCGCATGCGCGATAGTTTCTCCTGGCATGTAGTTGTCAGCATCTACTTGGCTTCTGGCCTAGCAGCCACAGCTGCCTCGGTCAGGGCGTGCGTGGGTGGGTTGGACGTACGGTACGCTCGCCACGCGTAGGGCGGTTGGCCGACTCGACGGAGGTGGACGGCGGTGCCCTGTCGTCATGCTGCTTCGTGTCGCGCTGTTCCGTTGCTGGGGACGGCTTGGCATGCTCAACAACGGGAGCTTCATCAGTCGGGCGTGCCGGTGTCGTGGACTCTGTCTGCGGTGTGGTGGCAGCGACGGGAGGCTGCTGGGTCGTCGCGGTCTCGGTCTTGTCCTTGCTCGTTGATGAAGCCTGCTGTGCGCCGGCCACGCCAGTCTCCAGCTGAACCAGATCCTGGCCGACCGTCACCGTGTCTCCCTCCTGGACGAGCaccttggcgacgacgccggcctcgggaGCGTTGACCGACACGTCAATCTTGTCCGTCTCGATCGTGGCCAACTCCTCATCGGGCTCGACGCGGTCGCCGACCTTTTTCAGCAGCTGCGATAGGGTGCCCTCGCTGATGGACTCGGCCATCTGAGGcaccttgacgacgagctcggcatgTCGCATCAGCGACGTCGTAAAcgctctcgacgacgtcgtcgacgacaatAGCGTAggcagctgctggacaaGATGATCCTGACggcatgacgacggcctgcaTCGGGCGACTCGAGCGGCAGACGtgaggttggcggcgacatgtagctgccgccgcgccgccgcgtgagTTTGGCGTAACATTGGCAAGCTGTCGGGTgggtgcgtgtgtgtggtggtgagtAGTAACTTGGTAGGCAGTTGAGGCGTCCGCGCGAGCGTCACCTACCAACTTCGACAAGGTGGTACAGTAACTTGGTACTAGTTGGAAGCGGCTGTGGTGGAAATGGACTCTCAGCTTCAAGCAATCAGAGATGCGTCAATTGGCATTTCCAAGGATTGGGCGTGGACAAACGAATCCTGCTGGCCAATTGAGCTCGGCTACTCACCCTCCCTGCCGTTGGCTGCCTTTGTGACACGATGGTGTTTTTTTTTCGTACCTaatggccgccgacgcgcaaGTACTGTACTTGGTAGTGAACGCTGTCTGTTGGGAAACGCCGCTTTCTCGGCTACTTGACTCGATCGTTGCTTGGATTTCCGGTGGGGTCTCGTGTCAGCATGGGCCAACATCATGGGTACAAAACATCACGGGTACAACAGGTTTGAAGTCCAAAACGGTCCGTGCTTCGGGACAGTGAGTGGATTGTCGTGGATGGTAAATACCAAGCAAAAATAGAAAGTGTTGGCGACTCCAGAGGGGTTTTCAGCGTACCAGCTGCGAGAGAGGTTCATGTTctcgcagctcctccagctcaaCTGCAAAGGAGCGTGTTCGTAATTTACAGCTCAATGGGTTGCTGGAGGATGAGAACCTGCCGTCCAGGGCAATCTGATATCCACAAAGATGGACTGGTCTCGGGGTCTTGGTAAGCATGGCAAACCAGACCGTTGGCGCGCATCATTGCTACACGTTCAGGTTTTCCCACACGAGCCTCAAGTCCCCCAGCAGCAAACGCGACGGCATGAATCCCCGCCGGAGGACCAGCACCGCACCCTTCCGATCGACCGACGCCCAGGGAGACGAACATGCTCTTCAACCATTCCGAGAAACCACTGCCGTGATTCAAGCCCTCGGAGCGCCAACCTCTCCCACAAGAAACTGCCATGCCGTTCAATGCAAAGACGCAGCCCGTACAACGCTGATGATGAGGGTAGGAGGCAAACGTCGCTGTAAGCTAGCATAAACACCCCGGCGATGACCCCATCGCTGAGGTCAAGCTGGCGGATGGCGAGTCGCTTGCTGACCAGGCTCGCTGCCCCGTATGCGTGCCATGTCGCTTCGTGTGCGCCTGGATTTGCTTGGTGCCCGACGCCCCTGGCCATTGACGCCTCCAGCAGCGCAGGCCGTGAGACTAGGAGAGCTGCCCACTGGCTGTCGACAGCGGCCCCACGACAGCTCTGGCATGAGGGAACTACCAGAGCGCGATACTTGCGAAGCACTGACGTGGTCAGCGTACGAGCGATGGGATTAGAGCAGCGGCCCTGGGGACGTACAGAACTGTATCGCGCGATCGAGACCTGTCGATTGCTGGAGAATTCTTGGGCGAGGTACGTTTCCGGGACGAATCTTGTCGTGGATGAAGGGATCTCGATTGACTTCTAGAGGCAATCATTTCCTTGATTAGAGTACAAAACTTATGTTGCAGCCCTGATCAATGCTCATGTCTCGGTGACGCAGCGTCGGGTCGAGAAGCCATGTCCGTAGTCGGTGTTTTCCGACTCCGCATCGTGCGATGCTAGTAGCCGCCCATCACTTGGGACTCCTGGTGTGAGGCAATCCCTCACCTTGTCATTCAGTAGCCGCAGATGCCTCGAGCTGCCACCTAGCACCGTGCCGACAATCCGGACCAGCTCCATGAGGTGCTCCCCTGGACTGACctccatgccgccgcccgcggtgACGAGAGCCGGCTGGAGTGCGATGACATCGGCAAGGGAGCAGGCAACGTCAAACACCTTTTCCAAGATGCCAACgccgttggcctcgagggcctgcgagGGAAGGCTGTGGGCGATGCCCACGACATCGCgcgcgatgatgacgggaTAGCGCAGCGACATGCTGTCTTCGGGGGACGAGTTGGAAAGGAGAGTCTTGGTGACACAGAGCTGCCAGACAATGACCTTGAGCCACTGCTGCGAGATGAGGAGGTCGGCCTGCTGCATGGACACGCGGTCGGCCACGCGCGGCAGGGCAAAGGCGAGAACACGCTGTAGGCGCGCGAGATacgaggacgatgcggccgcgACAGTCCCGGAAAGATTCCACACGGAGACGAAGTCGCTATCGAAGTTCTGGAACAAGGCGATGAGGTCGAGAAGGCCCGGCAGGATTTGACAGTccgggccgtcgtcgtcgagggcgggcaATGCGATGGTCGTGTGGAGAGTCAGTGGTCGgtggcgctgcagcgcatACGCTCGCTCCGTGACGAAGAGCACCCAGAATACCCTCCTCGAAAACACGGCCAGCGACGGGTCCGTCATGGTCTCGTACGTGGACTCCTCATGGAGCCGGAGAACCTGCAGAATCGTCATGGCTTCCCGGAGGTGAAACCACGCAGGGTTGCCTCTTCCCATGCAGAAATGGGCtgcgaagaggaagaaggacgTCTGGACGTCTATGAGGGAAGGGTTCGAGACGTGGCTGCAGGATAGACGAGCTCGAGATACTTCGGCGAGGAAGTGGTCTGCGCTGGGGAGAGCCGCTGGCATGCCATAGACAGAACTAGATGAgattggcggcggcggtggcggcgacgctgtcgaggacgacgacgcggatgAAGtagacgacgatggtggtggcgatggcgacgaccaAGGAGACTCGGCCACGCCTTGCACGATGATCTCGGGTGACAGGACAAtgacggcgcagcaggccatGATGAGAGCGTACTCGTCGGCTGCCAGAGCCGGCCGagccagcgcctcgtcgatgagtTTTCGATCCAGGATCGGCGTGATGGGGTATTTGTGCGTGAAGAAGGCATTCATGCACCTCTTCATGACGCCTCGCGATACCTCTGTCGAAGGTTGAAACGTCGACGCGTGACGATTCGACCTCGGAGGCGAAATCGTCGtagtcctcgtcgtcgtcggtgtaGCACCAGGGCCGCGGCTCATCAGCCTCGAAACCTctgcgccgtcatcgtcggcggcggcgacggcggcggcaacggcgccacTACCGAGCGGCACCGCGTACGGGCGtcgctccgtcgccgaccgcaataccgcctgcgcgcgcgcgacacggcggccgcccttgGGCCCCGTCTTCTTGGGGACGGCGAGGTAGGTgcaggcgagcgagaggGCGTCGCAGCCGGCGCAGGGACGGGTCCCGTCGCAGCGGACCTTGCGCGCGTGGCAGGCGTCACAGGCCTGCTTAACCTTGTGGGGCTTGCGGCGTGCTTGCATCGTGGGCCATGTCGGGATGGCTAGTTACCCGACATGGAGCTGTTTGATGGTGATAGatgttgctgatgctgatcgtgatgatgatgatggtggcggtggtgttgttgttgttggcgatgacgagcgaGGTCGGTGGTGTGTCGGTCGTCGTGCGATGGGCTGTGAAGCGATGCCGAGGACTAATTGACAGTGATGTGATTCAGGTGACCCCCACCGATCCATCCCAATTCGCATTGGGCCATCCGTGTGGTTAAGATCCGGCTCTTGGACCTTGTCTTGACTCGTCACGTTTCATGTTTCATCAACTGCTCAACTTTAAAAGAAAATGCAGCTTCCGGTGCTTTCATATTTTTTCGCCATGTCAAATAAAATTCATCGTGGCTGCTATTGAGGCGAAGAAACCGTTGGGCCAGCGCTTCTGACTCCCAGATGCGCCGACGTTCGAATACACGTTCCGACTCCACGTCTCAACATCCAACACCAGCACAATCATACATGCAGTGAAACATAACATCAGCGTCAAGCTTCTCAATTCCTCAAGCTGGCGTGTTTTGAGTTCTCAGTCAATCGCGATTGCATCTGAGTTTCGCATGCCTCTCACACGCAAGGTAACCAACCTTCCGGTCGTATGGACGATTTCAGCATCGTATGCCTCGTCAACGCCGAGCAGGATGGCGTCACAACTCCGACTCTGCTAGAGGTGGTCACCAAGCCAGACCGCGGCTACGCGGGCCATCAAATACACGGTTCCAACGGTTTAGAATGACGCAGAACTCGGTAGATGGCATCAATCGTGTTCTACTGATCAGTGTCGCGTGGTCTCGGGTAAACGGCTTTGAAGCCCAACGCCCGGCGTGCTTCAACAACAGCAATCGAGCCTCTCCCGCCGCAACGACAATGGCATCCTCCTGTTGCGACAGATTCGTGCGACCGGGTTGGCGCCACATGCCGCCATTTCCAGTATAACTTCAACATAGCTACCCTCAGCAGCGTACGACAGCGGTGTCTCCTTTTTGGGCGCATGCGTCGCGCAACGACTTTGACGTGCCCATGATCCGGGAGCAGCGCCACGGTTTCTGCCTGGCCGTATCGGCGCACGCCAACAAAGGCGTGCAGGTACATGTACCTAGGGCCAACAGGTACTCGTCCAATTcagctgcttgctgctcggCAGGGGGCCCCAGCATCTCCTCGTGGCCGCATATGACGACCAGGTGCGGAGGGTGTCCGCGTAGGTCGCGCAAGAATGCGACactcgcggccgcctccgTGGTTTTGCGGAACGTCTCGTTTCGTCCCGCGTGCGATGCCTACGCCATGGCGTAGCTCGCATGTTAGCGGACGTTCCGGTGGTGCCGATAAGAGTTAACCGCATCGTGCCGGTGGCGTTTGGTTTGGATGAGGGCGTTGACGTCTCAGAAGCTGAGGGTATACAGCCCGTGCGGACGTGTGGAAGCCGCCATGCCTTATCTTCCGGTCATGGTCGCCGTACGATCTTCCGCGGCTCAATTGCTCGTACGAGGTTCCTTTATGTCGAGTGATTATTAGCcagcgtcagcgtcggcCTGAGATAAGTATGGTCGTTCAAATTGGCCTGGTCCGAGTcagacgccgcgccgccgctctgccACCGCTCCTCAAGCCATATTGACCGCGGTCGAGATGCTATGCCCACAACGACAGGCCTAGTGCGTCCCGATGTCCCCAGATACACGTATAGAGTTACTACAAGGCTATAGAGCGTGTCACTGTGATGCTCGGCATCTGCACTCAAATGGTGGTAGTTGAGATCTGCTCGTAACTGGAGGCACCATCAGAACCACCCTCCTAATGCTAGGCATGACGGACAGGTGCCATCAAACTTGTCAGTGACCGCAGAGACTAGATGAACCGAGCTCGATCTGACTCCGCTTTCGCCGGACCTGTCACACAATACGGATGTGCGGCCTACTTGGTCAATTTTAGACGCTATGCTCGTGGCATGAGCAGAAGCCACTCGAATGGTCCCAGGTGAAAATTTATTTCTTATGGCGATAGCTTTCAGGACTCCTCACGGCTTAACTAAAATGTCTGTGAAGATGGTCGACCATTGCATTTGATTTAGCCTATGAATGTGCGTTCAACTCGCTGGTGCGTCGAAATGTAAGGCGTCTGCTGGGTAATCCACGATTCCACAGCGTTAAAGGGCAGCCGGCGCCAAAGCCGGAGTCACGAACCAATCCCCATCTTACAGAGCTGGCTGGTTCTGCACCGGAAAAGGGAACAGTGGTCTTGGCAACCAATTAAGACCAATGATAGCCTTACCATTGTGTTGCCGATACGTCTCGCGTCGCGCGTGGTGTATCGATTCCCGTGTAGAGAACACGGCTTGAACCCCTGGATCCgggcgctcgccgccgaagaaaGCTACGGTCCGTCGGGTGACCGTTGCACCAAACCCCGAAGCGCGGGGTAATAATAAGCAGGCATTAGCACAGGCCCTGTCGTACAAGGTGCGTTCACCAGATTCTCCGTGCCCAGCCGCGTGGCAAACAGGCGAAGTAACCTCGCAGCGCGCGTTGGGCCAT is a window of Purpureocillium takamizusanense chromosome 10, complete sequence DNA encoding:
- a CDS encoding uncharacterized protein (COG:L~EggNog:ENOG503PCTS) gives rise to the protein MQARRKPHKVKQACDACHARKVRCDGTRPCAGCDALSLACTYLAVPKKTGPKGGRRVARAQAVLRSATERRPYAVPLGSGAVAAAVAAADDDGAEVSRLMSRGPGATPTTTRTTTISPPRSNRHASTFQPSTEVSRGVMKRCMNAFFTHKYPITPILDRKLIDEALARPALAADEYALIMACCAVIVLSPEIIVQGVAESPWSSPSPPPSSSTSSASSSSTASPPPPPPISSSSVYGMPAALPSADHFLAEVSRARLSCSHVSNPSLIDVQTSFFLFAAHFCMGRGNPAWFHLREAMTILQVLRLHEESTYETMTDPSLAVFSRRVFWVLFVTERAYALQRHRPLTLHTTIALPALDDDGPDCQILPGLLDLIALFQNFDSDFVSVWNLSGTVAAASSSYLARLQRVLAFALPRVADRVSMQQADLLISQQWLKVIVWQLCVTKTLLSNSSPEDSMSLRYPVIIARDVVGIAHSLPSQALEANGVGILEKVFDVACSLADVIALQPALVTAGGGMEVSPGEHLMELVRIVGTVLGGSSRHLRLLNDKVRDCLTPGVPSDGRLLASHDAESENTDYGHGFSTRRCVTET